A part of Dehalogenimonas sp. W genomic DNA contains:
- the holA gene encoding DNA polymerase III subunit delta, which translates to MRYLLAGPDDFSLKARLAEIKAGLGDPQILDTATNVFEGASVSPGEFRLVVNAMPFLAPVRLIIVKGLLSRFKKSEAAGKKKKTKENQDSDVLEMAEIIRNAPPSTVLVLIESELLKSNPLFKALETDLKTEDFPPPNKPRVKEWVGQRVNQAGGHITPPAINLLVQYIGTDLWTAAAEVEKLTLYADNRQITEEDVKLLVGNAQEASIFSLVDGIFEQRLKNAAAALESLKAGGVSSSYIITMIARQLKMVIQIKDLKGRGVKDTEIRRLLGLSNDFVWQKTLQQAGRQSIARFKEIFSRLLETDVAIKTGQLDEITAVDLLVAELASAG; encoded by the coding sequence AGCCGGACTGGGCGACCCTCAAATACTGGATACCGCCACCAATGTTTTTGAAGGGGCATCCGTATCGCCGGGTGAATTTCGCCTGGTAGTGAACGCCATGCCTTTCCTGGCCCCGGTGCGTTTAATCATCGTAAAAGGGTTGCTGAGCCGTTTTAAGAAATCAGAAGCCGCCGGGAAAAAGAAGAAAACGAAGGAAAATCAGGATTCAGACGTTTTGGAAATGGCTGAAATCATCCGCAACGCCCCCCCGTCAACCGTACTGGTGCTGATAGAAAGCGAATTACTGAAAAGCAATCCGCTGTTCAAAGCGCTTGAGACTGACCTTAAAACCGAGGATTTCCCGCCGCCGAACAAGCCGCGAGTGAAGGAATGGGTCGGTCAGAGAGTGAACCAGGCCGGCGGACACATCACGCCCCCGGCCATCAACCTGCTGGTCCAATATATCGGTACCGATCTCTGGACAGCCGCCGCGGAAGTGGAGAAACTGACGCTTTACGCCGATAACCGCCAGATCACCGAAGAAGATGTGAAGTTACTGGTGGGCAACGCGCAGGAAGCAAGTATCTTCAGCCTGGTGGACGGTATTTTTGAACAACGCCTGAAAAACGCCGCAGCGGCGCTGGAAAGCCTGAAAGCCGGCGGCGTATCCTCTAGTTACATCATCACCATGATTGCCCGGCAACTCAAAATGGTCATTCAGATCAAGGACCTGAAAGGCCGCGGCGTAAAAGACACAGAAATCAGACGACTATTGGGTTTAAGCAATGATTTCGTCTGGCAGAAAACCCTGCAACAAGCCGGGCGTCAATCCATCGCCCGCTTCAAGGAGATATTCAGCCGGTTGCTGGAAACCGATGTCGCCATCAAGACCGGTCAACTGGATGAAATCACCGCCGTTGACTTGCTGGTGGCGGAACTGGCCTCTGCCGGCTGA
- a CDS encoding dehalogenase, with translation MWLIIGLLLGAFLIWLFSFLKDKGITMKWYEWVVGLVGLFLLLFTIQNYFGSLAELEPTAANMFLLITGLPAVILLVVTWQLVVRHKA, from the coding sequence ATGTGGTTAATCATCGGTCTTCTACTGGGCGCCTTCCTGATCTGGCTCTTCAGCTTCCTGAAGGACAAGGGCATCACCATGAAATGGTACGAATGGGTCGTCGGTTTGGTCGGCCTGTTCCTGCTCCTCTTCACCATCCAGAACTACTTCGGTTCTCTGGCTGAGCTGGAGCCCACCGCCGCCAACATGTTCCTGTTGATTACCGGTCTCCCGGCCGTAATCCTGCTGGTCGTGACCTGGCAGCTGGTAGTCCGCCACAAGGCCTAA
- the selB gene encoding selenocysteine-specific translation elongation factor codes for MITIGTAGHIDHGKSSVVKALTSIDPDRLPEEKERGMTIDLGFAWFALPSGEKIGLVDVPGHQHFVRNVIPGLTGIDAVMLIVAADDGWMPQTEEHLQIIDLLGISRGLVVLNKVDLADEDWRQLVMADIAGHLAGTSLEKAPIIEFSAKNGHGLTALKDAIGSLVNEIGQDDTGKPRLPIDRVFTIKGAGTVITGTLHHGTLAVGDEVTVLPGGLKAQVRGVESYKEHLGQVRPGSRVALNLSGVKKEQLQRGDVIVRRGAETPLSRYLDAELRLLPRLKQPLKSGTELTLFFETAELPARVIPLAGKELSAAAGPVLVQLRLPQEVAGFIGERFVLRRSSPVDTIGGGKILDPAAERYQLKTADDRIARLTARQALTLDSLVLTELEKARFQRRTGFLEASAYSTNTIAGALDAMAKHGDIVIRGEWLVDAAFWKSSRQSLLEHLAAEHKAQPLKQGLSLAEASARLKLPAELFTALTAELTKEGLISRTEETLALSTHRPQLSGGQTEMEKRIVGAIEHNPAAPPTRTELLQSVAGASPVLRYMLEQRKIIELPDGILLTAAQYTTLRQKVIDLLKEKGQLSIQDMSSLTGFSRKYSIPFLTRLDQEGLTRRQDNIRVPARKLA; via the coding sequence ATGATTACCATCGGGACTGCCGGCCACATTGACCACGGCAAATCAAGCGTGGTCAAGGCGCTGACGTCTATTGATCCGGATCGTCTGCCTGAAGAGAAAGAGCGCGGCATGACCATTGACCTGGGTTTCGCCTGGTTTGCGCTGCCGAGTGGCGAAAAAATCGGACTGGTGGATGTGCCGGGGCATCAGCATTTTGTGCGCAACGTTATTCCGGGTCTGACCGGGATTGATGCCGTCATGCTTATTGTAGCCGCTGATGATGGTTGGATGCCCCAGACGGAAGAACACCTGCAAATCATTGACCTGCTGGGCATCTCACGCGGTCTGGTGGTACTGAATAAGGTTGACCTGGCTGATGAAGACTGGCGGCAATTGGTTATGGCCGACATCGCTGGGCATCTGGCCGGAACTTCGCTGGAAAAGGCGCCGATCATTGAATTCAGCGCCAAAAATGGGCATGGGCTCACCGCGCTGAAAGATGCCATCGGCAGTCTGGTGAACGAGATAGGGCAGGACGATACCGGCAAACCGCGTCTGCCGATTGACCGCGTTTTCACCATCAAAGGGGCCGGCACGGTAATTACCGGTACCTTGCACCACGGCACGCTAGCCGTCGGCGATGAAGTGACGGTGCTGCCCGGAGGTCTTAAGGCCCAGGTCCGCGGCGTTGAAAGTTATAAGGAACATTTGGGGCAGGTGCGACCGGGTTCCCGGGTGGCTTTGAATCTGTCCGGGGTGAAGAAAGAACAATTGCAGCGGGGTGATGTTATCGTCCGCCGCGGCGCGGAGACCCCGCTATCCCGTTACCTTGACGCTGAATTGCGCCTGCTGCCGAGGCTTAAACAGCCGCTCAAGTCCGGCACCGAATTAACGCTGTTCTTTGAGACGGCGGAGCTTCCGGCCCGGGTAATCCCGCTGGCCGGTAAGGAATTATCCGCCGCGGCCGGCCCGGTGCTGGTGCAATTGCGACTACCGCAGGAAGTGGCCGGTTTTATCGGCGAACGGTTTGTTTTACGCAGGAGTTCTCCGGTGGATACCATCGGCGGCGGAAAAATACTGGATCCGGCGGCGGAACGCTACCAACTTAAGACGGCGGACGACCGGATTGCCCGTCTCACCGCCCGGCAGGCACTGACTCTGGATTCATTGGTGTTGACCGAACTTGAAAAAGCCCGTTTTCAGCGGCGGACCGGTTTTCTGGAAGCCAGTGCTTACAGTACGAATACCATTGCCGGAGCCCTTGACGCAATGGCCAAACACGGTGATATCGTAATCAGGGGAGAATGGCTCGTTGATGCCGCATTCTGGAAAAGCAGCCGGCAGTCGCTCCTGGAACACCTGGCGGCGGAACACAAGGCGCAGCCGCTCAAACAAGGCTTGTCGCTGGCGGAAGCATCGGCCAGGCTAAAATTACCAGCGGAGCTGTTTACGGCGCTGACGGCAGAGCTGACCAAAGAAGGTCTTATCAGCCGCACCGAAGAAACGCTGGCGTTGTCAACCCATCGGCCGCAGCTTTCCGGCGGCCAGACCGAAATGGAAAAACGAATTGTGGGCGCTATTGAGCATAACCCGGCTGCACCGCCGACCCGCACCGAATTGCTGCAGTCTGTTGCCGGGGCGTCACCGGTGTTGCGTTATATGCTGGAGCAACGCAAGATTATTGAATTGCCGGATGGAATACTGCTGACGGCCGCCCAATACACCACCCTCCGGCAAAAAGTAATTGACCTGCTGAAAGAAAAGGGGCAGTTGAGCATTCAGGACATGAGCAGCTTGACCGGGTTTTCCCGCAAGTACAGCATTCCGTTCCTGACCCGCCTTGATCAGGAGGGCCTGACCCGCCGCCAGGATAACATCCGGGTACCGGCCAGAAAACTGGCATAA
- the selA gene encoding L-seryl-tRNA(Sec) selenium transferase, with the protein MSNEIQNELRKLPAVEKVLADPALTAAIERYSHPVVTEAVRAVIDRLRQSAASGNKTPAPGAVAELVKRHLAEEWPGLLQSVINATGIILHTNLGRAPLSAETMAALANILGGYYALELDLNTGERGIRAREMEKLLTLLTGAESALVVNNNAAAVLLVLTALAKGREVIVSRSELVQIGGGFRVPDVMAQSGAIMREVGTTNQTFARDFEQAINDNTAMLLSVHRSNFALRGFTHDPALSELREIAGNFGLPFVYDLGSGAVVDTAGYGMSHEPTVGQALDAGADLVCVSGDKLLGGPQCGIILGKEVFIDQLRKHPLLRAVRVDKYAAVALTATVLQYLKGDTGKLPAYAMMAAPIEELDSRGWAMAGLLNAAGLSAEVIDGESLAGGGSLPDETLPTKLVAVAVRGNMDEFSRRLRLGTPPVLGRVWEGRFIIDLRTVFLTQDNDLTQAVIAAAGA; encoded by the coding sequence ATGTCCAACGAAATACAGAATGAATTACGCAAACTGCCGGCCGTGGAAAAGGTGTTGGCCGATCCGGCACTGACAGCGGCCATTGAACGTTATTCTCATCCGGTGGTGACGGAAGCGGTGCGGGCGGTCATTGACCGGCTGCGCCAAAGCGCGGCTTCGGGGAACAAGACACCGGCGCCGGGAGCGGTCGCTGAATTGGTAAAAAGGCATTTGGCCGAAGAATGGCCGGGGCTGCTGCAATCGGTAATCAATGCCACCGGTATTATTCTGCATACTAATCTCGGTCGGGCGCCGTTGTCGGCGGAGACCATGGCCGCCCTGGCCAACATTCTGGGCGGCTATTATGCGCTGGAGCTTGATCTCAATACCGGTGAGCGGGGTATCCGCGCCCGGGAAATGGAAAAACTGCTGACACTGCTGACCGGCGCTGAAAGCGCGCTGGTAGTCAACAATAATGCCGCCGCGGTTCTGTTAGTGCTGACGGCATTGGCCAAAGGCCGTGAAGTCATTGTGTCCCGCTCAGAGCTGGTCCAGATAGGCGGCGGCTTCCGGGTGCCGGACGTTATGGCTCAGTCCGGCGCCATAATGCGTGAGGTTGGCACTACCAATCAGACCTTTGCCCGTGATTTTGAGCAGGCTATTAACGACAATACTGCCATGCTGCTGTCGGTTCACCGTTCCAACTTTGCTCTGCGCGGTTTCACCCATGACCCCGCATTGTCCGAACTCAGGGAAATCGCCGGCAACTTCGGATTGCCGTTCGTTTATGACCTGGGCAGCGGGGCGGTGGTTGATACGGCCGGCTACGGTATGAGTCATGAGCCGACTGTCGGGCAGGCATTGGATGCTGGGGCCGATCTGGTGTGTGTCTCCGGTGACAAACTGCTGGGCGGACCGCAGTGCGGCATCATTCTGGGTAAAGAGGTGTTTATTGACCAGCTCCGGAAGCATCCGCTGCTTCGGGCGGTGAGAGTGGATAAATACGCCGCCGTGGCTTTGACCGCAACAGTGTTGCAATATCTCAAGGGGGACACCGGCAAACTGCCGGCTTATGCCATGATGGCGGCGCCCATTGAAGAACTTGACTCGCGGGGGTGGGCGATGGCCGGACTATTGAACGCCGCCGGGTTATCCGCTGAGGTTATTGACGGTGAAAGTCTGGCCGGCGGCGGCTCCCTGCCCGATGAAACCCTGCCGACAAAGCTGGTTGCCGTCGCGGTCAGGGGTAACATGGACGAGTTCAGCCGCCGTTTGCGGTTGGGCACGCCGCCCGTACTGGGGCGCGTCTGGGAAGGCCGCTTTATTATTGATCTGCGGACTGTTTTTCTGACTCAGGATAATGACCTGACCCAGGCGGTTATCGCCGCCGCCGGAGCTTAA
- the selD gene encoding selenide, water dikinase SelD: MDDKRLTEYSAYSGUAAKIGPGDLSKALCGLPIKSYPEVMVGLEKADDAGVYKLTPEIALVQTIDVITPVVDDPFAFGQVAAANSLSDVYAMGGRPVTAMSFVGFPLETTDIEVLRQILAGALSKLDEAGCALVGGHSVKDQEIKFGLSVTGVVHPERVLTKGGARPGDKLILTKPLGTGILNTALKADLLEAEAMSAVINQMAALNKAAAEVMTELGAHAATDITGFGLIGHAAEMISLGEVSFNLSFSRIPLMAGVQQWAEAGLVPGGAYSNREYRLGIMDPLFTLEEWMLDVLFDPQTSGGLLIATSPETADIMVERIQNQGFSETSIIGEVLAEPTGRIVITE; encoded by the coding sequence ATGGATGATAAACGCCTGACCGAATACTCTGCGTACTCCGGCTGAGCGGCCAAGATAGGTCCGGGTGACCTTTCAAAAGCGCTTTGCGGCTTGCCTATCAAGTCTTATCCCGAAGTTATGGTCGGTCTGGAAAAGGCTGACGACGCCGGGGTGTATAAGCTTACGCCTGAAATTGCCCTGGTGCAGACGATTGACGTCATTACACCGGTGGTAGACGATCCATTTGCTTTCGGCCAGGTCGCAGCGGCTAATTCACTCTCTGATGTCTATGCCATGGGCGGGCGCCCGGTGACGGCGATGAGCTTTGTCGGCTTTCCGCTTGAGACTACCGATATTGAAGTCCTGCGGCAGATACTGGCCGGGGCATTGTCCAAGCTGGATGAAGCCGGATGTGCGCTGGTGGGCGGCCATTCGGTTAAAGACCAGGAAATTAAGTTCGGGTTGTCGGTGACCGGTGTGGTCCATCCAGAGCGGGTGCTGACCAAGGGCGGTGCCCGGCCCGGCGACAAACTGATACTGACCAAGCCGCTGGGTACAGGTATCCTTAATACTGCGCTGAAGGCGGATTTGCTGGAGGCTGAGGCAATGTCCGCGGTCATCAACCAGATGGCGGCGCTCAACAAAGCAGCGGCAGAGGTGATGACCGAACTGGGGGCTCATGCGGCTACTGATATCACCGGCTTCGGGCTCATCGGCCATGCCGCCGAAATGATCAGCCTGGGTGAGGTGTCTTTCAATCTGTCCTTCAGTCGGATACCGCTGATGGCCGGCGTACAGCAGTGGGCGGAAGCCGGCCTGGTACCGGGCGGGGCTTACTCCAACCGGGAATACCGCCTGGGGATAATGGATCCGTTATTTACGCTGGAGGAATGGATGCTGGATGTGCTGTTTGATCCGCAAACATCCGGCGGCTTGCTCATCGCCACTTCTCCGGAGACGGCTGACATAATGGTGGAACGTATTCAGAATCAAGGTTTTTCTGAGACTTCCATCATCGGTGAGGTTCTGGCTGAACCAACAGGGCGCATAGTCATTACCGAATAG